From Enterococcus mundtii, the proteins below share one genomic window:
- the yycF gene encoding response regulator YycF produces MKKILVVDDEKPISDIVKFNLAKEGYDVYTAYDGEEALAKVAEVEPDLILLDLMLPKMDGLEVAREVRKTFDMPIIMVTAKDSEIDKVLGLELGADDYVTKPFSNRELVARVKANLRRGASATKEVEEVTPSELIIGDLTIHPDAYMVTKRGETIELTHREFELLFYLAKHIGQVMTREHLLQTVWGYDYFGDVRTVDVTVRRLREKIEDNPSHPSYLVTRRGVGYYLRNQEQE; encoded by the coding sequence ATGAAAAAAATACTAGTTGTCGACGACGAAAAACCGATTTCGGATATCGTCAAATTTAACTTAGCAAAAGAAGGTTATGACGTCTATACAGCATATGATGGGGAAGAAGCTTTAGCAAAAGTAGCCGAAGTGGAACCTGATTTGATTTTACTAGATTTGATGTTGCCAAAGATGGATGGCTTAGAAGTGGCTCGTGAAGTACGAAAAACGTTTGATATGCCGATCATCATGGTGACAGCTAAGGATTCTGAAATCGATAAAGTGTTAGGCTTGGAACTGGGAGCAGATGATTATGTGACCAAACCGTTCTCTAATCGTGAATTAGTGGCACGTGTGAAAGCAAATCTTCGACGTGGCGCTTCTGCTACCAAAGAAGTGGAAGAAGTCACACCTTCTGAACTGATCATCGGGGACTTAACGATCCATCCCGATGCATATATGGTGACGAAACGTGGCGAAACGATTGAATTGACTCACCGTGAGTTTGAACTGCTCTTTTATTTAGCAAAACACATTGGTCAAGTCATGACACGGGAACATTTGTTACAAACCGTCTGGGGCTATGATTATTTTGGTGATGTTCGTACAGTAGACGTGACCGTTCGTCGTTTGCGTGAAAAAATCGAGGATAATCCAAGTCATCCTAGCTATTTAGTTACACGCCGAGGCGTAGGGTATTACTTGCGTAATCAAGAACAGGAGTAA